TACGGCTCCCTGGTTCCCAGGGTCACCAGGTCGTCAACCATCACCCCCAGGTATCCTTGGTGCCGACCGATCCGCACCGGTTCCCTCCCCTTGGCCCGGCAGGCGGCGTTGATACCGGCCAGCAGCCCCTGGGCAGCGGCCTCCTCGTAGCCTGACGTGCCGTTGATCTGGCCGGCATGAAACAGGTTGGCGATCAGCTTGGACTCCAGGGTGGCATGGAGCTGCACCGGGTTGACGTAATCGTACTCAATGGCATAGGCCGGCCGCATGATTTCCACCCGCTCCAGTCCCACCATGGAACGGTAGAAGGCGATCTGCACATCGATCGGCAGCGAGGTGGACATGCCGCTGGGATAGACCTCCACCGTCTCCAGCCCTTCCGGCTCGATGAAGGTCTGGTGACGTTCCTTGTCCGGAAAGCGCACCACCTTGTCCTCAATGGAGGGACAGTAGCGCGGCCCCACTCCTTCGATCACCCCGGCATACAGTGGCGAGCGATCCAACCCTCCGCGGATGATGTCGTGGGTCTGTTCGTTGGTGTAAGCGATATGACACGGTACCTGCGGCATGACGATCCGCTCCGTGCTGTAGGAAAACGGTTGCGGCGGATCATCCCCCGGTTGTTCTTCAAGTTTTGAGAAGTCGATGGTGCGCCGGTCAAGCCGGGCCGGGGTGCCGGTCTTCAAACGCCCCACATCGAAACCGAGAGCGGCCAGATGATCCGACAACCCCAAGGAAGGCAGATCCCCTGCCCGGCCACCGGGAAAGTTATTCAGACCGATATGAATCAGTCCCCGCATAAAGGTACCGGTGGTCAGCACCACTGTAGCGCCGCAAAACCGTATCCCGCTGCGGGTGTCAACCCCGAGCACCACCCCGCCTTCGACATGCAGACCAATAACCTCTCCCTGCTTGCAGTCGAGGCTGTCCTGCTCCTCAAGCACCCGCTTCATCCGCAGCCGGTAGAGCTGCTTGTCGGCCTGAGCCCGGGAGGCGCGCACCGCCGGCCCCTTCCGGGTATTCAGCACCCGGAACTGAATCCCAGTGGCATCGATGTTCTTTGCCATCTCGCCGCCCAGGGCATCGATCTCCTTCACCAGATGCCCCTTGGCCAGCCCGCCGATGGCCGGGTTACAGGACATGACCGCCATACCATCAAGGCTCATGTTCAGGAGCAGAGTCCGGCACCCCATGCGGGCCGCAGCCAGGGCAGCCTCGCAGCCGGCATGCCCGGCCCCCACGACAATTACATCGTATTTCTGTTCATAGCAGTACATAGCTCACCCATGTTTCACGTGAAACATCCCCCTACTTGCCGATGCAGAACGAGGAAAAAATGATGTCCAGCAGATCGTCGGTGGTGGTCTCACCGGTGACCTGGCCGAGGGCGAAAAGGCTTTCACGCAGATCAATAGCCAGTGTCTCCAGCCGAAGATCACCACCCGACTCGGCAAGGGCATGCCGAAGAGCGGCACAGGCCGACACCAGGGCGTCGCGGTGGCGGGCGCGGGAGATGGCAACGAACTCGCGGCTATCCAGGGCTTCACCACGGAGAAACGTGGAGCGGATCAACGCGCGCAGGGCATCAACCCCCTCCCCGCTGGCCGCAGACATGGACACCTGGGGCAGCCGGTGCATCTCCGGGGGAAGCTCAATAACAACCGGCAGATCGCTCTTGTTGCGGGCAACAACGACCGGCGCAGAGCCAATGGCGTCGAGAATGAACCGGTCTTCTTCGCCAAAGGGACGCGATCCATCGACGACAAAAACCACCAGGTCAGCCTGGGGAATCTTCTCCAGAGCGCGGTTGATCCCCTCCCGCTCCACCAGGTCCTCGGTGTGCCGGATGCCGGCAGTGTCCAGCAGCCGCACTGCCAGACCGGAGAGGTTGATGGTCTCCTCAATGATGTCGCGGGTGGTACCGGGTATGTGGGTGACGATGGCACGGTTCTCATTGAGCAGGCGGTTCAACAGACTGGATTTCCCCGCATTGGGCTTGCCCACGATCAATACGGAAACCCCTTCCCGCAGGATGCGGCCCTCTTCGAACCGGGCCAGAAGCTGCTCAATTTCTGCGAGGGCAGCAACAACGGCCCGGCGCATCCCCCCGGCGTCGGCCTCACCAATATCCTCTTCCGGAAAGTCAATGTAGGCCTCGACCATGGCCAGACTGCGGGTCAGTGACCGGACGATCTCGGCCAACCTGCCGGACAGGGCACCTTCACGCTGCCGCTGTGCCAGCTGCAGGGAGGCATCGGTCCTGGCCTGAATGATATCAATGACCGCCTCGGCCTGCACCAGATCGATCCGACCGTTGACAAAGGCACGACGGGTAAACTCCCCCGGATCGGCCAGCCGGGCACCGCCGGCAAGGGCCGCCGCCAGAACCTGCTCCACCACCAGCATACCGCCGTGACAGTGAATCTCCAACAGGTCTTCGCAGGTATAGGACCGGGGCGCCCGCATCAGCACCGCCATGGCTTCGTCGATCAGGAGACCGGTTGCCGGATCAATGACCGTCCCATAGTGGAGAACATGGCTGCGAAAGGCTGTACCGCGCTGGAAGCGGAACAAGCCAAGACCAATGGTCTCGGCTTGAGGGCCGCTGACCCGGACGATGCCGATTCCCCCCTCTCCCGGCGGAGTGCTGACGGCAGCGATGGTATCATCTTTATACATAGCGTCCCCTGACCGGTGACATCAGAACAGTTCCATCTGGGCTGAACGTTGAGGAGTGCGACGACGCCTATCGGGGGTATGGTCGGCAGTCGTCAGCAATGACTCCGGAATTTCGGCAAGAAAACGGGATGCCGGTCGCGGAGACACTCCAACCCAGGAACGCTGCTCTGACGAGGTCAGCAACAGGTGCTCCTTGGCACGGGTGAGCCCGACGTAAAACAGACGCCGTTCCTCCTCGACGTCCGCGCTGGACCAGAGCGAACAGGGCAGAAGTCCCTCTTCGGCGCCGGTCAGAAAGACCACCGGAAACTCCAGCCCTTTGGCGGCATGGAGGGTCATCAGCGCCACTGCTTCTGCTCGGGAGTCATAGACCGTGGCATCGGCGTAACGGCGCAGATGGCCGGCAAAACCGGCCAAGTCGGTACCGAAACTGCCCGCCAGTTCCAGCAGCCGTTGCACGCTGTCGCCATGAGCTTCTACGGAGAGCAGGTGCAAAGCGTCACCCAGCGAGAAGGCAACGCCGGTAGTGACGGCAGTGGTTCTGAAGCGGCTCAGCAGCCGGTCAAGTTCCGACAGCGCACGTACAGCACTGTCAGGCAACTCCAGTGTGGCAACCGTGGCCGGAAAATCACCCTCCAGGGGGAGTGCCGCTTCCATCCTGGTCAAACTGGTGGCGCCGATACCCGGTAGAGAGCCGGCGAGTTGCAGCCAGTCGTCGATCAGTTTCGAGCCGGCGGCAGCCTGCATGAAGTAATAGACCGGCCTGAGGTGCGGGGACAGGTAGAACGGCACCGCGCCAACACGCTGACAGGGTATGCCCCGGCGCGCCAGGGCCGTTTCGAGTTCGTCAGCCTGCCTGCCAAGCCGGTACAGTATGGCGATATCGCCGAAGCTGAGCCCCCTGCCCCTGCCACCGTCGCCACCACGGCCGCTGTTCAGGGAAAAGTGTTCGATTCCGCCCAGCAGCTCTTCAATGCGGCGCACCACAAACTCGGCCTCGGCGGCCGGCGTCGGCGCCCTGTGGTGCTCCATGATCCCCTGCCGATCAGAGACGGCAACCAGCGGCAGTGCTTCGGTCCGGCAGTTACGACTGACGACCGCTGTGGCTGCGGTCACGATGCGGACCGGGCAGCGATAATTGCGGGTGAGCGCGATCCGCTCCACTCCCGGCAGGTCGGCAAAGCGGAAAAAGCAGGCCGGATCGCTCCCCCGGAAGCCGTAGATCGCCTGGTCGGGATCGCCGATGGCAAACACACGGACCTGCCCTGCCAGTATTCGCACCAGTTCGAACTGATTGGCGTTCAGGTCCTGAAGCTCATCCACAAACAGATGATCCAGTGAACTGCACACCTGTTCCCGGAGTTCGTCCCGTTGCTGCAGCTGCCGGACGAACTCCGGAATAACGGCATCAAGGTCAATGGCGTTCAGCCGGACCAGTTCGGACAGGTAGCGCCGGACCGAATCCGGCGGCTCCTGGCTGGGAGCGACGCAATGGGTGGCCACCTCTTCAACAAGTCGGGAGCGGTCGGAGGCGGTCTGACCCGGAATGAGCCGCTTGAGCAGCCGCTCCCGTCCATCGGGACCAACCACCAGCAGTTCAGGTGCAGAGCGGCGGAGCCACTGGAGACAGAACTGGTGGAAGGTCCCCACGAACAGGTGCGTCCCGGCAGCGCCGGCCGTTGCCGCCAGACGGTCGCGCATCTCATCGGCAGCCCGTACGGTAAAGGTGATGGCCGCCATACGCTCCGGCGCCTGCCCCGCCGCCAGCAGCGTTGCAATGCGCTGGGTCAGGGTGTAGGTCTTGCCGGTGCCGGGTCCGGCGGTTACCAGGATGTGCCGGCCCCTAGCAGCGATGGCGGCCGCCTGCTCCGGGTTTGGTCCGCTGCCGATCGGAGCCGGCGCAACTGCCGGTGCCGGGTCGCGGGGCAGCAGCGGGAGTGCTTCACGCTTTGCCTTTCGGCCTCGGCGTGGCGGCACAACGTCGCCGAACAGGGTGCCCTGACCTGCCAGTTGCTCTGCCTCCCCTTCCCCGAAGACCCGGATCACGCCGTACTCGCCGTCAAAACCCGGCTTGCGGATAACCCGTCCGTCCCGCATACGGGCCACCGCCTCACCCAGGACCGGCGAGGCCTGCCTGATCTCATCGAGCGAGGCCTGCAACAACAGGTTGAACTCGGAACCGAACCGGGCAATGGTGCGGCTATACAGCTCCATCACCCCCTTGGAGGCAGGCCCGGCTCCGGCAATTTCACCCAGCACCTCCGGCAGGGGGATCAGGCTGAAAAACCCAGGAGCCTCCGGGCGATACTGTGGCTCGTTCCGGTCCGCCAACTCCATCACCCGGTGCTGCACCCCCACGGTCAGCGGCTTGCCGCAGACCGGACAGGCCAGATTCAGGCGCCGGCTCTCCGGAGGCTCGAGGCAGACCTGACAGTTCCGGTGGCCGTCGGCATGGTACTTCCCCTCTTCCGGGAAAAACTCCACCGTGCCGCGGAAGGTGTCGCGCCGATTGCTGCGCAGCGCATCCCGCAACGAATAAAAGCTCAGCTCCGTGGAAAAGAGGTTGGCCTCCCGACCCAGCCGGGAGGGGGAGTGACAGTCGGAGTTGGAGATGAGGGCAAAACGGTCCAGGGCCGAGATCAGCCGGTTCATGTCCGGGTCAGAGGAGAGTCCGGTCTCCAGGGCAAAAATATGGTCGGTGAGATCGCCGAAACAGTCTTCAATCCGGTCAAACCCGGAACGGGAGCCGAACAGGGAAAACCAGGGGGTCCAGATATGGGCCGGCACCAAGAAACCGTCCGGCGCCTGTTCCAGCAGGATCTCCAGCAGGTCGCGGCTGTCCAGCCCCAGGATGGGACGGCCGTCCGATTCGATGTTGCCGATACCGGCCAGCTTGGCGTTTATCCGTTCCGCCGAGGCGAAGTCCGGCACGTACAACAGGTTGTGAACCTTGCGCACCACGCCGTGGCGTTTGTAAATGCTGCTGATCTCGGCGGAGAGGAGAAAGCGCACCGGCCCTGCCGCTGGCGTCACACCGGCAAGGGGGGATACCGCCGTCGCCTCGTCCTTCAACCGGAACAGTCCCGGCTCGGCAGGCTCCAGCTCCTCCTTGAGGCGACGGAACCAGCCGGGGTGGGTAAAGTCGCCGGTGCCGATCACCTGGATCCCCTTGACCCGCGCCCAGCCGGCCAGGCCGGCCAGACTGCTTTCCGGACTGGTTGCTCGCGAATAGGGGGAATGGATATGCAGGTCGGCAATATAGTCCATTACGGTCGGATCCTGGCGACATGAAGCAAAAGAGCGCCCATGCCGGTGCAGGGGCGCTCTGATTGTGCCGCAACGAGCACTTCCCGTCAATCCTTGACCAGTTTGTTAATATACATCTGCTGGCCGATGGTCAGGATGTTGTTGATCAGCCAGTACAGTACCAGACCCGACGGGAAGGTGAGGAACATGAAGGTGAAAACCACCGGCAGCGCCAGCAT
The window above is part of the Trichlorobacter ammonificans genome. Proteins encoded here:
- the mnmG gene encoding tRNA uridine-5-carboxymethylaminomethyl(34) synthesis enzyme MnmG, whose amino-acid sequence is MYCYEQKYDVIVVGAGHAGCEAALAAARMGCRTLLLNMSLDGMAVMSCNPAIGGLAKGHLVKEIDALGGEMAKNIDATGIQFRVLNTRKGPAVRASRAQADKQLYRLRMKRVLEEQDSLDCKQGEVIGLHVEGGVVLGVDTRSGIRFCGATVVLTTGTFMRGLIHIGLNNFPGGRAGDLPSLGLSDHLAALGFDVGRLKTGTPARLDRRTIDFSKLEEQPGDDPPQPFSYSTERIVMPQVPCHIAYTNEQTHDIIRGGLDRSPLYAGVIEGVGPRYCPSIEDKVVRFPDKERHQTFIEPEGLETVEVYPSGMSTSLPIDVQIAFYRSMVGLERVEIMRPAYAIEYDYVNPVQLHATLESKLIANLFHAGQINGTSGYEEAAAQGLLAGINAACRAKGREPVRIGRHQGYLGVMVDDLVTLGTREPYRMFTSRAEYRLLLREDNADLRLRELGHELGLVPDELYAGFCRKREQIAAEHERVRQTRISMADDERSWLERHGCGEVQKGTTLEHLLRRPEVGYAELAEIDAAARELPLAVREQVEIQIKYHGYIERQEEQIERMRKLESTVIPPDLSYRELAGLTAEVKEKLECFRPDTLGQASRIQGVTPAALAILSVVLKSGGGRG
- the mnmE gene encoding tRNA uridine-5-carboxymethylaminomethyl(34) synthesis GTPase MnmE: MYKDDTIAAVSTPPGEGGIGIVRVSGPQAETIGLGLFRFQRGTAFRSHVLHYGTVIDPATGLLIDEAMAVLMRAPRSYTCEDLLEIHCHGGMLVVEQVLAAALAGGARLADPGEFTRRAFVNGRIDLVQAEAVIDIIQARTDASLQLAQRQREGALSGRLAEIVRSLTRSLAMVEAYIDFPEEDIGEADAGGMRRAVVAALAEIEQLLARFEEGRILREGVSVLIVGKPNAGKSSLLNRLLNENRAIVTHIPGTTRDIIEETINLSGLAVRLLDTAGIRHTEDLVEREGINRALEKIPQADLVVFVVDGSRPFGEEDRFILDAIGSAPVVVARNKSDLPVVIELPPEMHRLPQVSMSAASGEGVDALRALIRSTFLRGEALDSREFVAISRARHRDALVSACAALRHALAESGGDLRLETLAIDLRESLFALGQVTGETTTDDLLDIIFSSFCIGK
- a CDS encoding UvrD-helicase domain-containing protein, which translates into the protein MDYIADLHIHSPYSRATSPESSLAGLAGWARVKGIQVIGTGDFTHPGWFRRLKEELEPAEPGLFRLKDEATAVSPLAGVTPAAGPVRFLLSAEISSIYKRHGVVRKVHNLLYVPDFASAERINAKLAGIGNIESDGRPILGLDSRDLLEILLEQAPDGFLVPAHIWTPWFSLFGSRSGFDRIEDCFGDLTDHIFALETGLSSDPDMNRLISALDRFALISNSDCHSPSRLGREANLFSTELSFYSLRDALRSNRRDTFRGTVEFFPEEGKYHADGHRNCQVCLEPPESRRLNLACPVCGKPLTVGVQHRVMELADRNEPQYRPEAPGFFSLIPLPEVLGEIAGAGPASKGVMELYSRTIARFGSEFNLLLQASLDEIRQASPVLGEAVARMRDGRVIRKPGFDGEYGVIRVFGEGEAEQLAGQGTLFGDVVPPRRGRKAKREALPLLPRDPAPAVAPAPIGSGPNPEQAAAIAARGRHILVTAGPGTGKTYTLTQRIATLLAAGQAPERMAAITFTVRAADEMRDRLAATAGAAGTHLFVGTFHQFCLQWLRRSAPELLVVGPDGRERLLKRLIPGQTASDRSRLVEEVATHCVAPSQEPPDSVRRYLSELVRLNAIDLDAVIPEFVRQLQQRDELREQVCSSLDHLFVDELQDLNANQFELVRILAGQVRVFAIGDPDQAIYGFRGSDPACFFRFADLPGVERIALTRNYRCPVRIVTAATAVVSRNCRTEALPLVAVSDRQGIMEHHRAPTPAAEAEFVVRRIEELLGGIEHFSLNSGRGGDGGRGRGLSFGDIAILYRLGRQADELETALARRGIPCQRVGAVPFYLSPHLRPVYYFMQAAAGSKLIDDWLQLAGSLPGIGATSLTRMEAALPLEGDFPATVATLELPDSAVRALSELDRLLSRFRTTAVTTGVAFSLGDALHLLSVEAHGDSVQRLLELAGSFGTDLAGFAGHLRRYADATVYDSRAEAVALMTLHAAKGLEFPVVFLTGAEEGLLPCSLWSSADVEEERRLFYVGLTRAKEHLLLTSSEQRSWVGVSPRPASRFLAEIPESLLTTADHTPDRRRRTPQRSAQMELF